GCGGAAATGTGCcgtcaatgacctgcactgtaGTGCGACCCACAACCgaggagttttattttgagGACAAATTATATGTCACCgttcacagccttatacttctactattcCTTTTGAATTGCcgtatttagtcagctttggtattcattttgaattgctctattgagtcagctttagtgctcattttgaattgagagtctgcttaagtgcctatttgagactcagccttactttatttctgacttttatttatttaagtgtatttgtattgcatttttgaataatgcacctggcctaattggtttgctgggatgtgcttgaccattttgttttaaatttcatttatgaaacgcactttaccaaaaaaaaatgtggatttcaaatcttctcttcttctcttctcttcttgtatttaattgattagtcatgaaatacaattttgtaatgtcctagaattcgaattctttatttgggtaccttcagcagatatgagattaaaatgcgattaattagattaattgattacaaatcctgtaattaattagattttttttttttttttttatcgccTGACAGCCCTAGCTGTTACACACAGTAGGAGGTTACAACCTTCAGTCCTTAAAGGGCGATACAGAGTTAGTCAGAGCATGTACGGTACATGACCACAGTACGAAACATACATGGTGTCAGCTTGTGCCACCGTGTTGGACAGAGCAAGACTGGCCTGAAAATAGATACAAGTAAAAGAAGAGTTGGTATTTTGCAGAATAGAAAGGTCTGTAATTTTAACGTTTCCCAAGACTTTAGCCTTAAGACTTGTATTTATCCCACatcggggaaattcacttgtcacagtatcaggtagacagacagacagacatacaataagtacaagacttaaaatactaaaaaaatactaaaaaattATTTGAATAAGAGGCAAAAGGTAAAATATAGAAAAGACTATACGTCATGtgcattttatatatttctatatatattttcttttaaaatgactcaCAGTCACTTTAAGTGATGGGAAATAATTTTAGCGTTAGAAATTGTTGCAACCCCAAATCTGCTGAGGATGATTTTGGCTTATTTGTCTGGGTTAATACTTGTAGAGACATCCCATACTTCCCATATTTACTCATTTAATTTGCTTAAATGTGCAGAATGTTTTGGATTACGGAAATTGCTTTTTCTGTCTATGTCCCAGTCATTTTAGCTTTCTGGTTCTTCAGGTCATAAAATAGCTCATTCAAAATTCAAGATTCTGCATTTGTAACTGCTGATAACAGCTCATCATTCTGTATTTTATAGCAGTGGTGACACAGGTAAACTCTAGGACAGTTAATTACAGTTAAAGACAATTCTGAGATACATTTACTGATCCCCTGAGGGGGAAGTCAGGTATATGCTTGCATGATATGGTAAAATATCAGTCAGTATAGAAATAGTactatttaataataataacagttcATCTGATCTCTGGAAGTCTCTGGGAGCCCAGAttcccaaactgattttaagaagcattatttacaccctttctGAAGATGAAATCCTAACTATAACTGCCAAGCTAAAAACATTAGTGCATCTTAAGGAAGGTCTTTCAAATTGATGTAGGATCTCAGGGATACAGAGAAGCCATTCACTTTTCAAAcaagttgttcaggagaatgctgcagcatagtttcgctgtgaagctcccaaaatgtatctttatttttaatatgttgAATTACAAAACAGTACATAAAGGAAATTCATGTTTGGATTAACAGGTGgacatgttgacaaaaaaaaaaaaaaaatgtcacagtaaaGGAACTAATTGTCATTTGTTACTCCCAACCCTGGATGTTACATGTAACGAGATGGTGATGTTTGTAGTTCCAACGCTATTCGACTGTCGAATGAAAAGCAGTGCACCTGAAGATGATTACAACTCTGTATTCTGTCTGTTCCAGAGAGGATGATCGAGTTATTCTGGTCGCCTTGCAGACAGAAGGTGCTTCACGTGAGACTTTCTCTGCCTTGTCAGAGAAACTTAGTAAGCCATCTGAGCAGGTAAGCGCcaatttacttttcattttttatgatttgtgaTGTGACTGTACAGCTGTATTGAAGGAGCATGTGACGGTAACTGGTAACTGCTTGTCTTTTCTCAGATCGCTCACAGATTCTACCAGCTCATGAAGATCTTTAAGAAGATGGACAGTTGATTGTTTAgactgtgtgctttgttttctgcAAATAGTTCTTGAATTTGAACatttccacaaacacacctgctgcacCAACATACTTATGTAGGCTACTGTTGATATGATATGGTGCATGAATATGTGACCGCAGGGTGGATAAGTCAGTAGAAGTCGCTGTGGGTCGCAGATTGATCTCCACACGGGCTGCCCTTTTCATCAAGATCTGGAGAAGTTTTAACCAAGGAATCCAAGAAATCCATTCACTGTGAAGGTATTTGTTCTGGGTATTGAACTACCTGTTCATACCGTTCAAAAATaattcaaagtgaaaaataagaatGTAACAATAATGACTCAAGACAGATACAACTGACAAGATGAAAGGGTGAAATGCAAAGTAAAATACAGTTAATATCAGCGTTGATGTTTTGGATGCACTTTTTGGTTTTTAAGAATCCACACTGCTATCATTACATGGTTctggatattttgttttttctgatgtcTGGCCCTTGCATATGAGGCATATTACATTGTCCTCAGTGCAGCATCTAAACACGCCTTCATTTCTTGGCCTTTGCAGAAATTATTCTTTGCAAAAGTGTTAGTCTCAGCAAGTCCTGATGCTCTCTAAACTGAATTGGTAATACACGGTTCCAGTGCGAGTATGCTCAAATTCTCCTTAAAGAAGtgatttttggtttttaatGAGTGGATGCTCCATGGAAACAACTTGAAGCATCATCCATCGTTAGATTTTGAGCTGTGAGACTAATCAGCTCGGccattttattataattttcaATGTGTTATATTGGGTATATTTTAGTGGATGTATTTGTGATTAGTGTGGTGGGGGAGTGCTTGATATTTTTGAAGGTTGATCATATGTTTACATGTCCAAGTAATGTACAGGGCAGTACATTTATCTCTGTtaatacaaatgaaacattttatctATCATTTCTTTTGACTCATCCTATTGCTTATAAAGAGCATGGACACATTGTAAATATTGTGCCTAATTCTtcactgaaaataaagttttatttatttaagctGGTTAAGTTCCttgttttttaagcattttatcaaaGTTAGGAATGTATTATAGTTGTGGCAAATTGGAAAATAGTGAGAAATAATCTGTGAGCCAGCACCATATACTGTCACCGTGATACAAAGGTTCATATAGTGTGCCATGAAGTATGGAAATTGAGGCAAGTTCCGAGGGATGCCGTTTGTAACTCAGTAGTAGACCAGCCAGTGACAGAAAGTGGAGGACAGAGGCAAACCAAGTGGGTGCTACACTTTTTATGTCTGAGTTTGGATGGATGTCTCATACTAATTTACTGTCTATACTCAATTCTGTATAAATTACTGATTAAATATCAGGCTGTAAAATCAAACTCATTCTAAATATACGTTAAATACTAGTCATGCCTGATTAGTAGTATTAAGAttctttaagtaaaagtatcaaTACCACAATATAACACAATGTACTTAAGTTGTTAAGAGTAAAACACTGCTGTAAAATATCCTCATATGTGTTCACTGATATATAATTAGGACATAAGATTGTTAATACTTATGCATCAGTGTATAAATGCAGCAATTGACTTTTGTAGGTAGTCAAGATGGAGTTACTTTATGGGTTTACTTATGTCCAGTATTGTACAAAAGTCTGAGACAGCTAGTCAAGCTACTACTATTTTCAGGTTTGTGTAAAACGTGATGACTCATGTTTTCTTAGCGTGATTTGACAGTTTGAATTTGACaagcttcttgtgatgtcacagcatgGCTTAAATGTTCTATGGGGTTGACGTCAGTTAATTGTGGATGACCTTCCATGACAGGCAGGACTCCTAGGCCTTCTTCGTTGTTTGGTCCAACTCCAGAGGAGGCAAAACAGCCCCAGACCACCACTGTGTTTAACTCAAGATTTGAAAGACTGATATTctctttcctgtttgtctccttaCATACAGTATTGTACAGtattatacagtacagtactgtTACTGCTGTGCATCTCAGACTTGAGTTCATCAGTAAATAGGACCGCTCATCCACTTTGAAATTCAGGTATTTTTTAACCCACCTCAAGCGTCTGGCCTTGTTTATACCCTGAGAAGTGTTTTAGAAGCTGCTGCACATCCTCTGAGACCACAACAACACATGCTTCTTTTGACTGGACCGTTGCTGACCTCCTTGTGCTCTTTACTTAATAAATTCAGTATTTGTGATGAAGTTGCTTTTCTAATGCACAGGCTTGATGTATTGATCATCTGATGATATGGTCACACTTTGGATACAACTGATCCAGTTTCTGAGAAGCAATTCAGGTTTCCATCCACTGCCCCCTTAATATCCTTTAGTGTAGCcatttgaaatggctccatactgCAGCAAGACAATGAGCCCAAAATTTGCAAGAACTACTTGAAGACCAAAGAAGACCAAGGAGCCCTGAATGTGACGGACTTACCTCCATCACCTGACCTCAATCTCAAACATTTATGAGGAAACTTAAAAACTGACAAAGCCAGgtattctgtgacatcacaagaagcttTGTGGAACACTGTTAAATCATGTTCAGATAACATGACTCACCAGGTTTtacacaaacttgtggagtcaCAAGCTCGAGTCCATGCTGTTATTGGGGTAAAAGGAGGATCTAACAATGAACCGTAGTCTTTAAACTTATCTCATAgtttcagttacatttttacaatatttctgtctgaaatATGGTGCAGTATAAAGtaacataaaatggaaatacccaAGTAAAGTACATCTTTTGAATGGTGAGTCAGCATgttccattatatttttttttctgccccttTATTTGGCACCTAACTCCATTTTTAAACATAGAAACTCCTTTCAAACATCAAAACGTCCAGCTCAATTGGGACATTCCTgctatttttttcccatttttttatATCCTTCAAACTTTCTGAAATATTCAACGAAACTTGAAAACTTCCACGTCATTCACATATTCAGAGCATTATTCAGGGTTTTACAGCCGGCAGTGTGCATTTGGCATCAACTCTTCAACAGCCAGCGATCACAACTGCAAGTTATTCAGAACTCGTCTTCTCTAGTTAAACATGTGATTCCAAAACCATGGATATTGATTGactggctgcagggattttaTTCCATCTAGACAGAAAAGCATCAGTGAGGTCCAAAATTGATATTGACTGCTATTTCCAATGTAGTGTCCTGTTAAAAGTGCCAGGGTGAAACTATCCTCAGGGCATTATAGGGTCATGTGGTGGATCAATGGCTTTCTAACTGGAGTCCTAGATTGCAGCAGTATGAAACAGTGTCAGCAAAACTGCACAGTGGGGTCTCATCTCTCTTCAAGGGACAACACATGAGCCCACTAATGAATCTGCTCTTCTATAATGGCTCAATGCTGAAGCATATGTGACAAGGATGATAGAGAACATGTGAGTAAACCActaatatttcttttaattttaaatttcCATTCGATGATAATCTTCATAGTACTCATGAGTTTCTTTGTTCTTtgacagataataataataatatgacagAAAATGGGGGATTGGAACTTATTAGGGAGTATTTTAGAAGAGGTTCACATTCATTCCACCATTGTGGGGAAGATCTGGCTCaccatcctcttcatcttccgGATGCTTGTGCTCGGCGTTGCAGCTGAGGACGTCTGGGATGACGAGCAGAGTGAGTTTGTCTGCAACACAGAGCAGCCTGGATGCAAGAACGTCTGCTATGATCAGGCTTTCCCCATCTCCCTGATCCGCTACTGGGTCCTGCAGATCATATTTGTGTCTTCCCCGTCTCTGGTCTATATGGGGCATGCACTGTACCGTTTGAGGACCCTTGACAAGGAGAGACACAGGAAGAAAGCCTGTCTGAAAGCTGAGCTGGAGGGGACAGACCCTGTCCTGGAGGACCATAAGAGAATTGAGCGAGAGCTCAGGAAATTAGATGAACAGAAGAAAGTAAGGAAAGCTCCCCTCCGGGGCTCCTTGCTGCGCACATATGTTTTCCATATCTTAACAAGATCTGTTGTGGAGGTGGGCTTTATTATAGGACAGTTTGCTCTGTATGGCATCGGACTGTCCCCTCTGTACAAATGTGAGCGGTTGCCTTGCCCCAACAGTattgactgttttgtttcacgGCCGACAGAGAAGAACATTTTCATGGTTTTCATGCTGGTTATTGCTGGAGTTTCTTTATTCCTAAATCTCCTGGAGATTTTCCACCTGGGTGTGAAGAAGATCAAACAGAGCTTGTATGGATACAAATATGGAGACGATGACAGTGTGTACAGGTCAAAGAAAAACTCCATggtgcagcaggtgtgtgtgctctctAACTCCTCACCACAGAGGCTGATGCAGCTTACACAGATGACCTGCTCTCTTGTATCTGATGCTCGTGGGGAGACTCTGCCACTGAGTCCAGCCCAAGTGGCTCCTCAAAATCAGGAGAGGCCCAACAGCTCCAACCAGCAGCCAGCACAGACTTGCCCGCCAAGTCACGGTGACACCAATGGTCTACAGCAGCAGGGGGTGGTGGAGCGGCGCAACCCTCTGGACAACAGGAAGCCCTCGTGCAGCAGCGATGAGTCAAATGGACCTCACTGCTCAGTCCAGCCGCGGTACGCAGGACCTCGACCCACACTGATGGCTGGCCACATGGAGATCCCAGCAGCCTTGAGGATCCCgcagaggaggcagagcagagtgAGTGTTTGTAAGGAGCTCAGTGACATGAGTGATTCTCCTGAGAGCGACCACTTCCCCACGGCCAGGAAGTGCAGTTTTATGTCCCGAGGACTGTCGGAGAGCAAGCTGGCCTCTCCGTCCGACAGCACCAACTCACAGAGTGGAACTGACAGCGAGGCCCAGCACCTCAACCAGGGAGAGAGTCCAATTATGACACCGCCACCTCCCGCCAGCGGGAGGAGGATGTCCATGGTGAGTACAACAACATATTATCCAGTCATATCCTATCCTTTAAGGCAACAGATGTCACTACCTGGCTATCCCTGAATATATTAATGATGTACAGTCTATTTAAAGTGtaacttaaagcaacaaaatgtaactccCTGGAGAAAGATCCTTGATTGTTGAATGTCTTCGCCAGGTTGTAAAATACTGATTCTTTGGGTTGGCATCTGTTTTGAGCATGCCAGCTGTCAGGATTTGGTGACCTGGGGATGAGGCTCAATAGTTTtgtctccaggaagttacattttgttggtTTAACcatgagctaaaaaaaaagcagtgtcACTtatggtgagtgtgtgtgtgtgtgtgtgtgtgtgtgtgtgtgtgttatcataGCAAAATGTGATCATAGAGACACCTGTTGTTGTGCGAACAGCCACATATTTTGAGTACATTTGCAGCTTATTATATGTCTGTCCCAGATTTGTCAACACTTTAGCATCACACCTGTACAAGATGCAGTGTCAAAACTTTACAGAtgtgtagttgagatcaaaatgaagacCGAGTATGTACATGGGTCTAATATTAGTTTGGGCACCAGAAGAAGTAGAACATGAAATACCTATAAATATAACACTGCatctaaataaatgaaaacatgccTTAATTTGATTCAGTTTCATTCAGGCATTAAAGGCCCAGTGTGATGGATTTGGGGGTCTCTTTGCCAGCCATGTCATCCATGTTGCACCAACATGTTTATATAGTAGCCCAgaaaggacaaaccaaacactgattcAAGAGAGAGCAGTTTGCACTGTAGGGTGAGGGGAGGGATATTAAGTCAGTTGCAACCTGCAAACTTACTGGTTGATGCCATTAAATCGTGCTGGATGTTTGAATCTTTAATATTCACTTCCCTCTCTGGTTAAAATAGTTTGTTACACCTTAGAACCACTGAGTTGGGTGTGGTTGGCATGGTTAGAACTGTGCTGTATTGAACCTGTAACCACACCTACCAGGGATGTCCACTGTTGGTTagcaaaaacaagattttaaatgttagtaagaaaaatgtgtttatgtgtatgtgccTGTGATTTGACTAAAAAGCTGTATtaacaacatttctgtctgtctttcagagCATGATTCTGGAGCTGTCTTCAATCATgaaaaagtaaagagaaaatAGACATTTTGTGACAAAGCTAGAAGCGAATGAGAGTTTCAAAGGGACCAAGGGATCCTGATCGCATAGCGACTCTTATCCTGTCACCCCACttcaattttgttttcacactatGTTTAGACAGTATGTATTGTGCATGAACAAGAACTTCACTTCAGACATGTTAACATGATGTTCCACAGACAAAAGAAGTTTGATAATTTACTTCATGTACATTACAAATTCTATCTCCAGTAGCTGATTACTTACTTTGTAGGGTGGTGGGTAGTTTTAAGAGACCATCAATCAAACTGAATCCAAATTTGATTTGGCTCAAAGCATATGTGATAGCTCATAAAATGAGACCAAGAGCCTGTTGCAATGATATTTGACTGAGGATTGTAATTAAAGTTTGTGGAATTGGCATCCACAAAAAAGATGAGAGAACTCTCTAAACCCGTGTTTAGAATTATCATTATACCGAATGGGCCGGCGAAAAAAAGGGCTCTTCAATTTCAGCATTTTGGTTTGACAAAAAGTAGCCTAATATTGTTTATGAATATATCTGCTTTtaattgtgaatatttctgttgttctgttgttttttctattaAATACTTTTCCCTCCTGAGCTGGAATAAactgttttgtctgttgtttcatcTAGAGTCAACCCACTAGTCTgacaatgctgtttttctgctctggttaggtttagacacagaAAGCACGTGATTAGGGATAGTAAAATATAATGATTAAGCCTAAAATACCCTGCTT
This region of Acanthopagrus latus isolate v.2019 chromosome 22, fAcaLat1.1, whole genome shotgun sequence genomic DNA includes:
- the gja10b gene encoding gap junction protein alpha 10 b — its product is MGDWNLLGSILEEVHIHSTIVGKIWLTILFIFRMLVLGVAAEDVWDDEQSEFVCNTEQPGCKNVCYDQAFPISLIRYWVLQIIFVSSPSLVYMGHALYRLRTLDKERHRKKACLKAELEGTDPVLEDHKRIERELRKLDEQKKVRKAPLRGSLLRTYVFHILTRSVVEVGFIIGQFALYGIGLSPLYKCERLPCPNSIDCFVSRPTEKNIFMVFMLVIAGVSLFLNLLEIFHLGVKKIKQSLYGYKYGDDDSVYRSKKNSMVQQVCVLSNSSPQRLMQLTQMTCSLVSDARGETLPLSPAQVAPQNQERPNSSNQQPAQTCPPSHGDTNGLQQQGVVERRNPLDNRKPSCSSDESNGPHCSVQPRYAGPRPTLMAGHMEIPAALRIPQRRQSRVSVCKELSDMSDSPESDHFPTARKCSFMSRGLSESKLASPSDSTNSQSGTDSEAQHLNQGESPIMTPPPPASGRRMSMSMILELSSIMKK